The following DNA comes from Cellulophaga sp. HaHa_2_95.
AAGGTGTTGGTCCTGCGATAGGCGGAATTTCTTCAAAATAAATACATCCCGTATCTGTATCTGTAATTTCTACAATATAGGTAACACCAAATTGCATTCCGTTAAAAGTATGTCTCCTTGGAGGTGCATTTGGAGTAACTGGTGCAGCGGTATCACTGGCCAATCGAATTAAGAATGGTCCTGTTCCTCCAATAATTGTTACCGTATTAGAAAAACCTGCCGCATTACACACAGGTAATGGAACCGGATCGGGCACCACAGATACATCTAATTGTTCTATGGTTACCGCATCTACATCACTACAGCCCAAAGCATCTACGGTTCTAACCGTGTAATCTCCGGCAACTAATAATGGATCTGAAATAGTTTCTACCGTACTTGTTGTTGGTCCTACTCTTAAAATTTCTACTCCAAAACTATTATAAACAACATAGGTAAACTCGGGAGTACCATCGGTTACTCCTGTAATTTCAATAGTTCCTGAACTAACTCCCGCCGGGCTACAAGTAGTATTGGTTGCGGTTACCGTTGCTTCTGGAGCAGGACTAATTGCTGATGGAATGGTAACTGAGTTTCCTAAAGTAACACAACCTCTTGCATCACGTACGGTATAATCATACGTACTTCCTGCAGTTAATCCTGTATATACGGTTTGAGATGTATAGGTTCCTGTATTTCCAAAATCAATTTCAAAAGGAGGTATCCCACTTGTTGCATCAGGAATAATTTGTACTCCTCCACTATTTGGATCCCCACAACTTGCTGGTATTACCGAATCAGTTGCTATAATATTTGCAGGATCTTCTACCTCTAAAGGTTCAGAAACCGCAATACAACCTTCATTATCTGTTACTCTAAAGATATAATCTCCTCCTGCCGTTACAGGATATAAGAATGAATTTGAAGTAAATGGTTGGAAGGCTCCAAAAGTAGCTCCATTATCAGCACTCACTTGGTATTGCTTTGGCGATGCATTCGATAAATAGCCATTAGAAATATTCACGCGGATTTCTCCTGGCGCTCCTCCACAAGGAATCTCTGTTTCTACAGCAATGCTCACTCTTAATTGTGCATTGATGGTAAGCTGTACCGTATCTGTACAGTTATTGGCATCTCTTACTTCAAACGTATGTGTACCTGGAGTTAAGTTTGTAAAACTCGGACTCGCTTGATAGGTGCCATTATTAATTCTATATTCATAACTACCTCCTCCTCCAGTAGCTGCTACCGTAGCAGAAGCTCCGGCAACTGGCTCATAACATAAACTTGATGATGCTATAGAAATAGTTGGAGAAGTAAGTGGTGTTAATTGAAATTCAAATGTAGTGGTACACCCTTCTGCATCTTCTACAGATAAAATATAAGGTGTAGCTGGCGTTGATGCCTGCGTTAAATTACCAAAGGTTCTATTAGACGTTGGTCCTGCTATTGCGCCATTCGGACTTTCTAAAGTATATCTATAGCTGCCCCAGCCTCCTGTAGTATTTGCTACTACACGGCCTATATTACCATTAGCACAACTCATGGCTGTTACTGTTGGTGTTAATGTAATTGCTGCAGATTCTTCTACAGTTACTGAAGCGGTATCTGTACATCCTGTATCACCATCTGTAACGGTAATCGTATACGTACCTGCGCCTCTAGAAGAAATATCTACTTGCGCAGCACTTTGTAGAGCACTCACAGGCTCTGCATTGATTTGGTAAGTATAATTAGTACTAAAACCGTCAATTATAAATGCGCCACTACCGTCACTAGCACCATTACATACTTTTAAATCTCCTCCTGCTTTTGCACGTGCTCTGATTGAGCTGATAACTACTGGAGTAAAACTTTCTGTATAAATACATCCATTAGCATCTGTAATTCTAAATATATATGTCGTAGATGTACTTAACCCTGTGAACGTATCATTACCTCCATTATTTACGGTACCAGGACTTATAATACTATAATTAGTTATTGCTGCGCCACTCGTAGGTGTTAATTGAAGATCTGTTGTTCCAGAAGCACAATTAATATTACTTTGAAGAAAATCTAAATTTGTTGGTGGATCTACTTGATCTATTACAATTGGTGTCAGTTCTAATCTACAACCACTATTATCTCTTATGATAGGCGTATACGTTCCTGCTGCTAAGTCAGAATAGAGTTGTGTTGTTGTAAAATTAACACCATCTACGCTATATTCATATCCACTACCAGAACCGCCACCTGCTGCTCCAAATTGAATGCTACCGCCGTCGGTGCCTCCTATTCCATCACACGTTTCATCTCCTAATTTTGTAGCTGTTCCCGTAATACTCGCATCACTTGTTACAGATACTGATGGTAAAATCATCGTACAAGAAAAACTTCCTTGCTCATATCTAACTTCTAAATTGTTATAAGTACCGTCTACTACAGAAATCTGAGTAGAAGCTACCCAAGGATCTGTTGTTTGTGTTCTAAAGGATAAATTATATCCTTTAGCATCAGATACATTGAAATTTATTTTGGCACCCCCATTGGTACAGGTACCATCTACCCCTGATGCCGAAACTACAGGTGGTGTTAGTTCTTTTACGTTTGCTGAAGCTGTTATGGTACAGCCATTTCCATCTGTAATTAAAAAATTATAATCTCCTGAAGCGGTAACTGTATAGGTGGTTTGTCCTGTATATGAAGGACTCACTGTAGGGCCACCATTTACTGTAAATGTATATGGTGAAGCACCACCTGAGGTACGCACAGTAATATCTACACTGGTAATATCTGAACAACCAAAACTACTATTCACTTCGGTAGAAGCAGAAAGTGCTACTAATCCATCTCCAATTACAATAGGATTTCCGCTAGTATCTACATCTTGTCTTGGAGCAGAAATTCCATTTGCTGCGTCGGCCTTACACTGTTGTGTCTCTACTTGTACGCTATAGGTACCAAAACCTACAGCAGCAAAATTGTAGGTATCACTCGCAATAAATGACGTGAATTCTTGAGGGAATCCACTACTATCTAATAAGGTATATTTATAGGGACCAGGAACATCGTTTACCTGCACTGCAATACTACCATTTTCTCCAAAACATTGCGCATCAACAACCGTAACATCAATATCAATTTCTCTGGATTCTATTTCTATTGGCTCGTAAGGATACTCACAAGTATTTGGCGTATTTTTTAATCTGGCCTTAACGGTATAAATACCTGGAGTTAAATTATCAAAAATTGCTCCTTGCCATGCGCCAAAACCACTACCATCATTAATGGCATATTCATACGCACTTGACAAGTTAGTTACTTGTATTCTACCTGCAACGCCACAAATATAATCACGTTTAACATAGGTCTGACTAATGGTACTTTTCTTTACCTTAATATAATATGGAGCACCTCCATTAACACTTACCCTAAACTCTGCTCCTGTTCCTGCGGGAACTGAACTTGGATCTATCGTTAATGTAGGAGAAGTCCCTGCGGATACCCATGCAGTGGAACAGGTATAGGTTGGACATTGTAAATCAACATTAAAACTAGGACAAGAACCTACCGTTAAGCGTTCCCAATTATAAGAACTATATGGCTGATCTAAAATAATAACACGAGAATCAAAATCACCACATAAATTAAACCGTGATAGTGTAGCCCCATCATTTGTACAGGTAACAGTTTCATCGGCATTTGCTACAACGGTCGCGAAAAAAGGTGCTGCTGCGAGAGCATTTTCTGTTTGTTCAGAATTAAGTTGTGATTGATTCTGTTCTAGAGCTTCCTTTTTTGTAAAACTTTCTTCAATAGAAGAAACTATATCCGCAGAAAATTCTCCGATATAGTTAAAAATTTTGGTCTCAGCCAATATTGAAGAGAAAACGAAAAAGAAAACAAGAAGTACTAAAAAGTACCAAGATTTTCTTGATTTTTTGGATAGCATAGTTACGTAGGTTATTTGTGAAAATTGTAAGACTTGGGATCAACAATAATCGTATGTGTAATTGTTTATACTTAATATTTCTGTTTTTCTTTAAAATAAACTTTAAATCCTTATATATAGCTTAAACGCAAAGGTATGAAAAATAGTATTATTGACCTCTATTTTATCGATGTAGCGCTAGGTATCAGTATACTACAAGACCCGTAAACAGGGTATAAAATCGAAAAAAACCTATGTTGGAGCTAAAGTCATTTATCGATGAAACACTTATTTCATTGGGTAGACCAGCACTCGCCAGCGGTAGATAAACCGTAAAGTACGTTCAAAAGGACTTTTTAAGAGCAAAATCTTAAAAAATGAAATTTTCTACACTATTTAGCTTGGTTTATTAGAATAACTAGAAGTCCTAAAGATGAAAATGACCGTGTTAACAGCACGCCTAATTAAGCCGATTGTAGGTATAGAAACTTTGAAGAGTTAATAGGCTATTTGAAGAAGAATTACAAACAAAAAACGTTCATAAAATTGTTTTATCAAGTAGAATAAAACGACTTTATGAACATCTATGGAACAACTTAATGACTATAATCTATGTACCTAGAATATAGCAATTCAAGATTATTATTTTACTTTATAAGCTTCTGTAGCATCATGAACAGAACCGTGTATTTTAAGGAGTTTTTCTGCTTCGTCATATGAAATGGCCAATGCTTCCATGAGGTATCTTGTACCTCTATCTACTAGCTTATCATTACTTAGCTGCATGTTTACCATTTTATTTCCACGCACTCGACCAATTTTAATCATTAATGCTGTAGAAATCATATTTAGCACTAATTTCTGCGAGGTACCACTTTTCATTCGTGTACTTCCCGTTACAAACTCTGGACCCACATTAACCGCTATAGGAATTTCTGCTGCTTCCACTAATGGAGAACCTGGATTGTTTGTTATACAAGCAGTCAATATACCATTAGCTCTGGCTTCATAAATACCGCCTATTACATAAGGTGTCGTTCCTGAAGCTGCAATTCCCACTAAAACGTCATCTTTCGTAATTTGATGTTCTTTTAAATCTAGCCATGCTTGCTCCGCATTATCTTCTGCATTTTCTACGGCCTTACGGATAGCAATATCACCACCCGCAATAATACCTACAACCCTTTCATGAGACATACCAAATGTTGGTGGTATTTCTGAGGCATCTAATATCCCTAATCTTCCACTCGTACCAGCTCCTATATAAAATAGGCGCCCTCCTTTTTCAAAACGTAAGGCAAGTTCATCTACTAATTTGGTTATTGCAGGAATAACTAAATGAACAGCAGCTGCTACTTTTTGATCTTCTCGGTTAATATTCTCTAATAATAATTGAGTATCCATTTGCTCCAAATTGTCATAATTTGAGGCTGTTTCTGTAATTTTTTTATAATTCATAGGTTTATAACAAACGAATGTCTTGTTTTCTAAAATTGTCTAATAAAGTATGTTTGGGGTCAATCTCTGTAATCATTGTGTTAATCGCATTAATCTCACACGTTTTATACCGATGCTTAGAATTTAATTTTTCTGATATCAGCAAAAGTACAGTTTTCTTCGAAGCTTTTATGATTGCTTTTTTTACTTGCACGCTTTCTAGGTCAAATTCTGTTAAACCATAATCTACAGCTACATAACCAGTACCAATAAAACTATAATCTAAGGTAATTTCCGATAACTGATGAATAGCACTCGCTCCAATAGCTAATTGAGATTCTTTTGATAACCTTCCACCGATAAATAATACATCTACCCCCTTCTTAGTTAACAGTTCCATGGCTACTGCAAGGCTTGTTGTAAAACATGTAAGCTCTAATTTATTAGGGATTGCCTTAGCGAGTTCCAAACAAGTTGTTCCTCCATGAATAAGAATAGTACTCCCTGAACTTATCAAGGACAACGCCTTTTTTGCTATAATTATTTTATTCTCTTGAGCATAAATATTTTTGTTAGTGGTTGCATAATTGGTGAACCCTAATGCGATAGCGCCCCCATGTACTTTTTTTAACTGCTCCTCTGCATCCAATTCTTTTACATCTCTTCGAATGGTATCAATAGAGACTCCTAATTGCTCCGCAATATCTGTAAGCAGTACACGATTGTGCAGCACTACTTCATTAAGAATAAACTTGTGACGTTCTTCTTTTAACATGTTAATTAATGGTTTTAATCTGTGAAAAGATACGACAAATATAAATACAATTTTGCTGTTTTATGCAATTAAAATTAATTAAAAATAAAAAACAGCAAAAAACAGCAAATTCCATTTTTTTGTTTAATTTTGGGTGACACGCTATTACAATTTATTTTAATAAAGACAATTAAAGCCCGACAAATTATGCCTGCAACACCCGAAAGAGATTCTGAAGTTATCAAATTTGAAAAAATCAATACTATAGTCCATGACAGCTCTGAAGATGCCTCTTTATATGTTTCTGAAGAGATTATCAAACTTATAAAAGAAAGGCAAAAAGAAGGCAAAACTGTTGTATTAGGATTAGCTACTGGTTCTACGCCAACTAAAGTATATGATTACTTAGTACAAGCTCACAAAGAAGATGGTCTAAGTTTTACTAATGTAATTACGTTTAATTTAGATGAGTATTTCCCCATGCATGCGGATTCTATTCATAGCTATGTGCGTTTTATGAATGAGCATTTATTTGATCATATTGATATTAAAAAAGAAAATGTTCATATACCAGACGGAACCAGAACTTTAGAAAACGTAAAAGCATTTTGTGAAGCTTATGAAGAAAAAATCGAAAAATCTGGCGGAATAGATATTCAAATATTAGGGATTGGCAGAACAGGACACATAGGATTTAATGAACCGGGCTCCTCTCTCTCTAGTAAAACACGTGTAGTTAGATTAGATAAAGTTACTCTATTAGATGCTGCAAGTGATTTTTTTGGGTTAGAAAATGTACCTTCTAAAGCCATAACTATGGGTGTGGGAACCATAATGGCCGCAAGAAGAATTATTTTAATGGCTTGGGGAGAAGGAAAAGCACAGATTATAAAGCAAGCTGTAGAAGGAGAAATTAGAGAATCTATTCCTGCAACATTCTTACAGCAACACGGTAATTGTGATTTTATTTTAGACAGCGCTGCCGCATCTGCACTCACCAGAATGCACAATCCGTGGTTAGTGAGTGAGTGTACGTGGACCGATGATTTGATTAAGAAAGCAACCATATGGCTTTCTGAGAAATTAGACAAAGCCATCCTGAAACTCACCAACGAAGATTATAGTGAACACGGAATGGGAAGTTTAGTCGCAGATATAGGCTCCGCAGAAAATATTAATCTAAAAGTATTCAACACCTTACAAAGAACCATAACCGGTTGGCCAGGTGGTAAACCAAATGCTGACGATAGTAATAGACCAGAACGTAAAGGCCCCTATCCAAAAACGTCTTTAATCTTCAGTCCACACCCAGATGATGATGTTATCTCAATGGGAGGAACATTATTACGCTTAGTAGATCAAGGACATCATGTTCATGTTGCCTATCAAACGTCAGGAAACATAGCTGTTTTTGATGATGAAGTAATTCGTTTTCTAGATTTTGCTCTAGAAGTACAACCAGAGAACAAAGAAATACAAGTACAGTTTGATAAAATAAGAGGCTTTCTAAAAAATAAAAAACCTGGGGAAATTGATAGTCCCGAGATACAGCGTATAAAAGGACTCATCAGGAAAGGCGAAGCATTGTCTGCTTGCAGATACTGTGGTGTTCTTGAAGAAAATGCACACTTTCAAAACCTTCCTTTCTATGAAACGGGTACCGTTAAGAAAAAACCACATTCTCAGGAAGACATTCAACTAACCTACGATTTATTAAATAAAATAAAGCCTACACAAGTTTTTGCCGCTGGAGATTTGTCTGATCCCCATGGTACACACAGAGTATGTCTAAAGGTTGTTTTTGAAGCCCTTTCTCAACTTAAGAAAGATAAAGTAGAATGGATTAAAGATTGTTACCTGTGGTTATATCGTGGAGCGTGGCAAGAATGGGATATTGCAGATATGGAAATGACTATTCCAATAGGTCCCAAAGACATGCAGCGTAAAAAGAATGCCATTTTCAAACATCAATCTCAAAAAGATGCAGCCATGTTCCCTGGAAATGATGAACGCGAATTCTGGCAACGTGCCGAACAAAGAAATAAAGAAACCGCAAGAAAATATAATGCCTTAGGCCTTGCAGAATATGAGGCGATGGAAAGCTTTGTTCGCTATAAATTTTAATATTAACTAACTAACTCACTTTTATGATGAAAAAAATGCAACTCGTATTCTCATTTTTTCCGATGCTCTTATTTGCTCAAGGCCTGCTTGCGCAAACTACCGTAGTATCAGGTACAGTAAATATCAGATAATCCTACTTCATAATAATAATTAGTGTTTTGTGAGTTGATTTTTAAAGATGCCCAGTCACAACCTAGTTGTACTGGGTTTTTTAAAAAATTAGAATACCTTAGCTTAGCTTATAAATCATGGAATGAATAAAATAGCATTATTAATACTATTCTTACTACTTACCTCCTGCGCCTCTCGCAAGTCTAAATTACCTGAGAAAGAATTTAGAGGTTTTTGGGTGGCTACGGTTGTCAATATCGATTGGCCAAAAAATGGAATTGATGCCATAGAGAAGAAAAAAGAAGATTTTCTGAAAATTTTAGACTTTTACGATGAGCTTAATTTTAATACGGCCATCGTTCAAATACGAACTGCTGGAGATGCTTTTTATCCTTCTGATTTTGCTCCTTGGTCTACATACTTAACAGGAAAACAAGGTCTCGCACCAAATACCGACGAAAACATCTTAGCATGGATGATTGCTGAAACGCATGAAAGAGGCATGGAATTTCACGCTTGGTTAAATCCATACAGAGCAACTTTTGATTTAAAAACCGACCTTTTAGATGAACAGCACGACTTTTTTTTGCATCCAGATTGGATGTTAAAATATGGTAAGAAATACTATTACAATCCAGGAATACCTGAGGTACAAGACCATATGGCTGCCATCATCCAAGAAATTGTAACAAACTATACTATTGATGCTATTCATTTTGATGATTATTTTTATCCTTATAAAATAGCCGACGAAACTTTTGATGATACAGAGACTTTCCATACTTATAAACTGCCACAACAAACTTTAGAGGATTGGAGACGAAGCTCTATAGATTCTCTAATTCAAAAAGCCCATTTGGCTATAAAAAAAGAAAAACCTTGGGTACAATTTGGCGTTAGTCCATTTGGTGTATGGAAAAATAGTTCTACAGACTCCAGAGGATCTGATACTCAAGCAGGACAAACAACCTATAATGACCTCTATGCTGATCCATTGCTATGGATGCAAAAAGGTTGGATAGATTATATTATACCACAGGCTTATTGGAGCATAAGCCTACCAGTAGCGTCTCACAAAACAATTATGGAATGGTGGGCAGAAAACACTCCAAATACTAATCTTTACATGGGCAACGGTCCTTATAAAATAAGAAATAACAGTGATAAGGCATGGGATCATAAAAAAGAACTCCCAAATCAAATAAAGCTAGGTAGAGCAACTCCAAACATACAAGGAAATGCTTTTTTCAGCGCAAAAAGCCTTATGAATGATCATGAGGATGTTGTGAAAATATTAAAAAAGAAATATTACCAACAAATCGCTTTAAATCCTAGTGCAACTTACAAAACTACCCAAATCGTTAATACTCCAAAAATAGCGCGTATAGTTCTTAAAAATGCTGTTGCAAACGTTCAATGTAGTAGCTTGGAAGACTTTAGATATGCTTTGGTATTTAATATCAAAAAAACCAAAGAACCATCAATCAAATTAAAAAAGTTAGTCAGTGCTAAAATTCCGCTTTCCTTAAACTCTTTAGTGCTTCCTATAAACCTGGTAAAAAAGAATACGGCTTTAGTATTTATCGATAAATTCGGACAAGAAACACCACCTATTATTTTAAATTTAGACCAAACAATACAGCATGATTAAAAAAGACAAAGGAGCATGGGCCTGGGTACCTATTTTATATTTTACACAAGGGTTACCTTATGTTTTAGTAGTAACGGTTTCTGTCATCATGTACAAAAAGTTAGGCGTCAGAAATGAAGATATTGGCTTATATACTAGTTTACTATACCTTCCATGGGTTTTAAAACCATTCTGGAGTCCGTTAGTCGATTTAAAAAGTACCAAAAGAAATTGGTTTCTAGGCATGCAATTGCTTATTGCCTTGGCACTTTTCGGTGTAGGCCTAAGTATTCCTACCAATATGTTTTTTACCACTACCCTAGCCTGCTTTTGGATGGCTGCTTTTGCATCAGCAACTAATGATATAGCATCAGATGGGTACTATATGTTGGGCTTGACCGAAAAAAAACAATCCTTTTTCGTAGGTCTAAGAAGTACTTTTTACCGTCTTGCGATGGTTACTGGAGAAGGGTTAATTGTTTTTGGAGCAGGGTTTTTAGAAGAAAAATATGGCGATTCTGCCAAAGCTTGGAGTATAACCATGACCGCTACAGCGGTATTAATGCTTGCGTTGACAGTCGCTAACTTTTTTGCAAGTCCCAAATACGAATCGGCAACAGAAGAGCACCTTGAAAAACCGGAAGGTTTCCTACAGATTTTCAAAAGCTTTTTTAAGAAACCACAAATAGGGATTGCTTTGGCGTTTATACTTACCTATCGGTTGGGGGAATCACAGTTGGTAAAAATGTCTTCACCTTTTCTACTCGATACTGTTGAAAAAGGAGGCTTAGGCTTTACTACAAAAGAATTAGGAATTGTTTTAGGAACCATTGGAGTTGTAGCCCTTACGGTGGGGGGTATTTTAGGTGGTATACTTATTTCTAAAGATGGACTAAAAAAATGGATGCTCCCCATGGTATTATCCTTAAACGTGCCTAACTTTTTCTATGCTATTCTTGCGGTAACAAAAACCACCAATATTATCGCCGTATCTGCTACCATTGTATTGGAAAAATTTGGCTACGGATTTGGTTTCGCAGCCTTTCTTATGTACTTGATTTATATCGCTAGCGGAAAATCTAAAACCTCTCACTATGCTATTGCAACAGGATTTATGGCATTAGGAATGATGCTTCCTGGAATGATTAGCGGTTTTATGCAAAGTTGGTTGGGCTACGGCGGGTTCTTTATTTGGGTAGTCATAGCTGCGCTTCCCTCTTTATTTTTATTGAAATATTTAAAATATCCGGCAGATTTCGGAAAAAAAGATGCCTTAGAACATGAATAACATGATCAGTTATCACAACGCTACAACAGCTCTTTCTATATCAGAAAAAGTAGGACAGTTTTTTATGCCTGCTGCATTCATCAATGACACGGAAGAAGAAATTAAGCGTATAGAAAAAAGTATATTAGAGGATGGTATCGGAGGCTTATGCTTTTTTCATAGCCGCGCTAGTGCCGCAACAAATTTTGAGGGACATAAAAAAATTACCTACAATGAGAATAGCTTTCAAACCTTAAAAAAACTAATCAAACGCTATCAAAACATAGCCAAACATCCACTTTTAATTAGCATAGATGCAGAGTGGGGCTTGGCAATGCGTATTGAAAATACACCGCAATATCCTTATGCCATTACCTTGGGGGCATTACAGCGTAATGAAGATTTAATTTTTACCCTAGGTAAACAAATAGCTAACGATTGCAAAGCCGCAGGAATCCATTGGAATTTAGCGCCGGTAGTAGATATTAACAATAATGCCAATAACCCTGTTATTGGTTACCGTTCTTTTGGCGAAAACAAATTTTTAGCGACCTTAAAAGCTGCAGCTTTTATCAAAGGCACAGAAATGGAAGGCGTACTTACCTGCATCAAACATTTTCCTGGCCATGGCGATACCGCTATAGATTCGCACTTAGGGCTACCGTTAATAGAAAAATCTAAGGAAGAACTCGTAAAGAATGAACTGTTTCCTTTTCAACAATTGATTAATGAAGGGGTAGATAGTATTATGGCGGGGCACTTATCTATTCCTGCTTTAGCAGATGGAGATACCATCCCTTCTAGTTTATCTAAAAAAATGTTGAAAGATTTATTGCGGGATGAAATGAAGTTTAAGGGCGTTGTTATTTCCGATGCCTTGAATATGCATGCAGTAGCAATGAATTACCCTACTAAAGGAGCATTAGAATGGGTAGCTTTTGATGCAGGTAATGATGTATTATGTTTTTCAGAGAATGTAACCGCAGGGGTACAAACCATTTTACAAAATGCTACAGCAACACAAATTGAAGAAAGTTTCAAGCGGATTTGGGCATTAAAAGAAAAAGCAATCAAGAAGAGCAGTGAAAAAATTGAATTATCTGAGGCTGCTCCTTTAAATGCGTTAATTGCAAAAGAAAGCCTAACGCTTTACAAAGGCGGATTGACTGGTTTCAAGTCACAAAAATTCATCGGAATAGCATTGGGCGCAACAAAACATACTTTTTTTAATAGTATTGCTAAAGAATTAAATTTTGATACTCTTGAAGGCATTCAAGATGCATCACACGTATCTGCATATGATCATGTATTGATCGCCTTATATCCGCCAAAGGCGAAACCTGCCAATTTATTTGATCTTTCTGAAGAAGAGATTGCATTTATACAGGCACTTATGGCATCAAAAAATGTGGTACTCTACCTTTTTGGAAATCCGTATGTATTAAATCATATATCCATAGAAAAGGCACAAGCTGTAATCATTGCTTATCAAAATTTTGATGTGTTTCAAGAGAACGCTGCGCAGCATTTTTTAGGAAAACATCTCGCAGTAGGAAAAATACCTGTTACCATCAAAAACAAACTTTAAGATGAAAATATTTAAAATTATAGGGGTAATGTCTGGCACTTCTTTAGACGGTTTAGACTTAGCCTATTGCCATATCTGGGAAGCAAATAACACCTGGCAGTTTGTTATACAGGCCACTAAAAATGTTCCGTATACTTCGGAAATGGAGCTAAAACTTAAAGATGCCATTTTCTTGCCTGCGACAGAACTATTAGAATTTCATAACACTTATGGTTCTTGGCTAGGCCAACAAGCAAAAGCCTTTATAGAAGAACGTAATTTAGCGGTAGATTATATTGCTAGCCATGGCCATACGACGCATCATCAACCACAAAGGGGACTTACCTTTCAAATTGGATCTGGACAGCATATTGCCAATGAGAGTGGAATTGAAGTTATATGTGATTTCAGAACAAATGATGTCGCGCTAAGTGGTCAAGGAGCACCACTAGTACCCATTGGAGATCAATTACTATTTCATACGTATGACTTTTGTTTAAACCTTGGTGGTATTAGTAATATTTCTTTTAACCTTGATCAAAAAAGAGTAGCATACGATATAGGCCTTGCCAACATGGGACTTAACTACAGCACTAGAAAGGCTGGCTTTGCATATGATGACGGAGGTAAACTAGCTAAAAAAGGCAAGATTAACCAGCCAATGCTTAAAGCGCTTAATAGTTTAGAATTTTATGATTTGCCTTTTCCAAAATCTATTGGGT
Coding sequences within:
- the murQ gene encoding N-acetylmuramic acid 6-phosphate etherase gives rise to the protein MNYKKITETASNYDNLEQMDTQLLLENINREDQKVAAAVHLVIPAITKLVDELALRFEKGGRLFYIGAGTSGRLGILDASEIPPTFGMSHERVVGIIAGGDIAIRKAVENAEDNAEQAWLDLKEHQITKDDVLVGIAASGTTPYVIGGIYEARANGILTACITNNPGSPLVEAAEIPIAVNVGPEFVTGSTRMKSGTSQKLVLNMISTALMIKIGRVRGNKMVNMQLSNDKLVDRGTRYLMEALAISYDEAEKLLKIHGSVHDATEAYKVK
- a CDS encoding DeoR/GlpR family DNA-binding transcription regulator produces the protein MLKEERHKFILNEVVLHNRVLLTDIAEQLGVSIDTIRRDVKELDAEEQLKKVHGGAIALGFTNYATTNKNIYAQENKIIIAKKALSLISSGSTILIHGGTTCLELAKAIPNKLELTCFTTSLAVAMELLTKKGVDVLFIGGRLSKESQLAIGASAIHQLSEITLDYSFIGTGYVAVDYGLTEFDLESVQVKKAIIKASKKTVLLLISEKLNSKHRYKTCEINAINTMITEIDPKHTLLDNFRKQDIRLL
- a CDS encoding glycoside hydrolase family 10 protein, with amino-acid sequence MNKIALLILFLLLTSCASRKSKLPEKEFRGFWVATVVNIDWPKNGIDAIEKKKEDFLKILDFYDELNFNTAIVQIRTAGDAFYPSDFAPWSTYLTGKQGLAPNTDENILAWMIAETHERGMEFHAWLNPYRATFDLKTDLLDEQHDFFLHPDWMLKYGKKYYYNPGIPEVQDHMAAIIQEIVTNYTIDAIHFDDYFYPYKIADETFDDTETFHTYKLPQQTLEDWRRSSIDSLIQKAHLAIKKEKPWVQFGVSPFGVWKNSSTDSRGSDTQAGQTTYNDLYADPLLWMQKGWIDYIIPQAYWSISLPVASHKTIMEWWAENTPNTNLYMGNGPYKIRNNSDKAWDHKKELPNQIKLGRATPNIQGNAFFSAKSLMNDHEDVVKILKKKYYQQIALNPSATYKTTQIVNTPKIARIVLKNAVANVQCSSLEDFRYALVFNIKKTKEPSIKLKKLVSAKIPLSLNSLVLPINLVKKNTALVFIDKFGQETPPIILNLDQTIQHD
- a CDS encoding MFS transporter, yielding MIKKDKGAWAWVPILYFTQGLPYVLVVTVSVIMYKKLGVRNEDIGLYTSLLYLPWVLKPFWSPLVDLKSTKRNWFLGMQLLIALALFGVGLSIPTNMFFTTTLACFWMAAFASATNDIASDGYYMLGLTEKKQSFFVGLRSTFYRLAMVTGEGLIVFGAGFLEEKYGDSAKAWSITMTATAVLMLALTVANFFASPKYESATEEHLEKPEGFLQIFKSFFKKPQIGIALAFILTYRLGESQLVKMSSPFLLDTVEKGGLGFTTKELGIVLGTIGVVALTVGGILGGILISKDGLKKWMLPMVLSLNVPNFFYAILAVTKTTNIIAVSATIVLEKFGYGFGFAAFLMYLIYIASGKSKTSHYAIATGFMALGMMLPGMISGFMQSWLGYGGFFIWVVIAALPSLFLLKYLKYPADFGKKDALEHE
- the nagB gene encoding glucosamine-6-phosphate deaminase — its product is MKARQIMPATPERDSEVIKFEKINTIVHDSSEDASLYVSEEIIKLIKERQKEGKTVVLGLATGSTPTKVYDYLVQAHKEDGLSFTNVITFNLDEYFPMHADSIHSYVRFMNEHLFDHIDIKKENVHIPDGTRTLENVKAFCEAYEEKIEKSGGIDIQILGIGRTGHIGFNEPGSSLSSKTRVVRLDKVTLLDAASDFFGLENVPSKAITMGVGTIMAARRIILMAWGEGKAQIIKQAVEGEIRESIPATFLQQHGNCDFILDSAAASALTRMHNPWLVSECTWTDDLIKKATIWLSEKLDKAILKLTNEDYSEHGMGSLVADIGSAENINLKVFNTLQRTITGWPGGKPNADDSNRPERKGPYPKTSLIFSPHPDDDVISMGGTLLRLVDQGHHVHVAYQTSGNIAVFDDEVIRFLDFALEVQPENKEIQVQFDKIRGFLKNKKPGEIDSPEIQRIKGLIRKGEALSACRYCGVLEENAHFQNLPFYETGTVKKKPHSQEDIQLTYDLLNKIKPTQVFAAGDLSDPHGTHRVCLKVVFEALSQLKKDKVEWIKDCYLWLYRGAWQEWDIADMEMTIPIGPKDMQRKKNAIFKHQSQKDAAMFPGNDEREFWQRAEQRNKETARKYNALGLAEYEAMESFVRYKF